The genomic stretch CTTGCTGCAGTGCTAGCGTAGTCAAGTTCACCATGAGTCGGTGCCACCCACGCCAATCTCTGCTCGACCTCACCACCTCGACATCCACACACCTTTGCTCGTTGTCACTTCCAAAAACAAGCCATTAGGTAGTATGGGGACTACAAGAAAGCTCGTTGCGACGGGTGTGGATGTAACAGAGACAGAGGACTTTGATTGCATCAAAGGATGGCTTGGGAAGCTGGACATTGATGGTTTGCGAACTGATTTGAGCGATAGCGACAAGAAGAAAACAGCTTTTAAGAGCAGGCTGCAGCCCGTCACACCAAATCGAAGACCGCATACTGTTCTTGGAGTGCACGAGGAGATTTCGCCAACCGATACCTCGTTCTCCGGACACAGCATCTTCGACACACCATTTCGCAATAAGCTGAAACACAGAAGCCCTAGTATTAGGCTCCAGATTCCCAATGACGACTCAGACACCAGCGACAGTGAGGGCGAGTGGGAGTCGACACCGATCAAAGAACGCACCCTGACACCGAAGGCCGAGTCTGTCCCCGAGGACCCTGCGGCCATCGAGTCTTCTCATATACCAGCTTCTTCGTCCGCCGATCTCAACGCATACGATCCGTCTGTAGACTTAGGTGTTCATGGTCCTCACCAGCCCGCTGAGCCAACTAATCAACTCCT from Pyrenophora tritici-repentis strain M4 chromosome 1, whole genome shotgun sequence encodes the following:
- a CDS encoding GAL4 domain containing protein, producing the protein MGTTRKLVATGVDVTETEDFDCIKGWLGKLDIDGLRTDLSDSDKKKTAFKSRLQPVTPNRRPHTVLGVHEEISPTDTSFSGHSIFDTPFRNKLKHRSPSIRLQIPNDDSDTSDSEGEWESTPIKERTLTPKAESVPEDPAAIESSHIPASSSADLNAYDPSVDLGVHGPHQPAEPTNQLLTYEPDTPRIVWLTSCLQCTLADLPCSRTHPSCSRCQRTGNPEFCLLHRRSFASEALDPSKSEKCRSPILLKVQGEDETSWKRKVELSKELRQKWLADQDKKNWVMPPIESPAGGWKKQRRFQTISGGDIHSGEGSGRVSYKELVVDLEA